A genome region from Coffea arabica cultivar ET-39 chromosome 7e, Coffea Arabica ET-39 HiFi, whole genome shotgun sequence includes the following:
- the LOC113701848 gene encoding uncharacterized protein — MAFVNRISNVLKLRVSRHMNLELSASNSSLYQTIRSMSSSKLFVGGLSYNTDETSLKEAFSQHGEVVEARIIMDRDHGNSRGFGFVTYASSEEASAAIQAFDGQDLHGRRIRVNYANDRPRAPRFDGGYGYGGGGGFNYGRGNGGYGGPGGYASGGYGGGGPRGGYDSGNYGNSNQYASGDGRMDGFSGSNYGSRVGDGNAGNFGASGDSHYLSSDSSNQGGFANSGFDGNASPYGQAQEQLSGNQGEADALDEDFGQDTLNANYKDNDDDEDDSNDYVNTRG, encoded by the exons ATGGCTTTTGTCAATAGAATTAGCAATGTGCTTAAACTGAGAGTGAGCAGGCATATGAATTTGGAATTATCTGCTTCCAACTCGTCACTTTACCAGACTATAAGAAGCATGTCATCTTCAAAGCTCTTTGTTGGAG GGCTTTCTTACAACACTGATGAGACGAGTTTGAAGGAAGCCTTCTCTCAGCATGGCGAAGTTGTTGAAG CTAGAATTATCATGGATCGTGACCATGGAAACTCAAGAGGTTTTGGCTTTGTAACTTATGCCTCTAGTGAGGAGGCTTCAGCAGCTATTCAGGCATTTGACGGCCAG gATCTTCATGGCCGACGGATAAGGGTGAATTATGCAAATGACAGGCCTCGGGCTCCAAGATTTGATGGTGGCTATGGTTATGGTGGCGGTGGCGGCTTTAACTATGGTCGTGGAAATGGTGGTTATGGAGGCCCTGGAGGATATGCAAGTGGCGGTTATGGAGGTGGTGGCCCAAGAGGTGGATATGATAGTGGAAACTATGGAAATAGCAATCAATATGCTAGTGGGGATGGCAGGATGGATGGGTTCAGTGGCAGCAATTACGGAAGTAGAGTTGGTGATGGGAACGCTGGCAATTTTGGTGCTAGTGGAGATAGCCACTACTTGAGCAGTGATTCATCTAATCAAGGTGGATTTGCAAACTCTGGTTTTGATGGAAATGCCTCGCCATATGGACAAGCTCAGGAACAGTTGAGTGGCAATCAAGGGGAAGCAGATGCTCTTGACGAAGATTTTGGCCAAGACACACTGAACGCAAACTACAAggataatgatgatgatgaagatgattccAATGATTACGTCAACACAAGGGGCTGA
- the LOC113701504 gene encoding exocyst complex component EXO70E2-like isoform X2 → MRWEANQSMIWDCGPDEAYEYLRAVDEGRKLTESLESLNLAKDSEEDGFLHRAHDVLQTAMVRLEEEFKHLLVQNRQPFEPEHMSFRSSEDDTIDDGSIVSYGDESVEDVVQRDSISRGSEEYIIELVHPDVIPDLKSIASLMFVSNYGRECSQAYVSVRKDALDDCLFILEVEKLSIEDVLKMEWNTLNSKIRKWVRAMKIFVRVYLASERWLSDQIFGELESVSLACFAESSKASILQLLNFGEAIAIGPYQPEKLIRILDMYEVLADLLTDIDALYMGATESCVRTECQDILRRLGDCAKATFLELENAVATNISANAFPGGGIHHLTRYVMNYIRTLADYGKTLDVVLKDHEKEDQVSTSPDMSPVSEEDNNSCESSSASPVALHFRSLLSILECNLEDKSKLYRDESLRHLFLMNNIHYMAEKAKSSELRNVLGDEWIRKHNWKFQLHAMNYERATWSSILSLLRDEGIQNPGSTSISRTLLKERLQSFYLAFEEVYKSQTGWCIPDSQLREDLRISTSLKVIQAYRTFVGRNINHISEKHIKYNADDLEHYLLDFFEGSPKSLHGSHRK, encoded by the coding sequence ATGAGATGGGAGGCGAATCAATCTATGATATGGGATTGTGGCCCTGACGAAGCTTATGAATATTTGAGGGCTGTTGATGAAGGTCGTAAGTTGACCGAGAGTTTGGAAAGTTTGAATCTTGCCAAAGATAGTGAAGAGGATGGGTTTCTGCACCGGGCTCATGATGTTCTTCAGACTGCAATGGTTAGGCTTGAGGAGGAGTTCAAGCATTTGCTTGTCCAGAACAGGCAGCCTTTTGAGCCAGAGCACATGTCTTTTCGCTCAAGTGAAGATGATACCATAGATGATGGCTCCATTGTCTCCTATGGGGATGAGTCGGTGGAGGATGTGGTGCAGAGAGACAGTATCAGCAGGGGCTCAGAGGAATACATAATTGAACTGGTTCATCCAGATGTGATTCCTGACCTCAAATCTATTGCCAGTTTGATGTTTGTTTCAAATTATGGGAGGGAATGTTCTCAGGCTTATGTAAGTGTTCGCAAAGATGCACTTGATGATTGCCTCTTCATCCTTGAAGTGGAGAAATTGAGTATTGAGGATGTACTGAAGATGGAGTGGAATACACTGAACTCAAAGATCAGGAAGTGGGTTCGTGCTATGAAGATTTTTGTGCGTGTTTATCTTGCCAGTGAAAGATGGCTTAGTGATCAGATTTTTGGGGAGCTTGAATCAGTCAGTTTGGCATGCTTTGCTGAGTCATCAAAAGCTTCAATTTTGCAGctcttgaattttggtgaagCAATAGCTATTGGTCCCTATCAACCAGAAAAGTTGATTCGGATTCTTGACATGTATGAGGTGCTTGCAGATCTTTTGACAGATATTGATGCTTTGTATATGGGTGCCACTGAATCATGTGTTAGAACGGAGTGTCAGGACATTTTAAGGAGATTGGGAGACTGTGCAAAGGCAACCTTTCTTGAACTCGAGAATGCTGTTGCAACTAACATATCAGCCAATGCTTTTCCTGGTGGTGGAATCCACCATCTCACTAGATATGTTATGAATTACATTAGAACTCTTGCAGATTATGGCAAGACACTTGATGTGGTCCTGAAGGACCATGAGAAGGAAGATCAAGTTTCCACTTCACCGGACATGAGCCCAGTTAGTGAAGAGGATAATAATAGCTGTGAAAGCTCTTCTGCTTCCCCAGTGGCTTTACATTTCCGATCTCTCCTTTCAATTCTGGAGTGCAATCTGGAAGATAAATCCAAGTTGTACAGGGATGAGTCACTGCGGCATCTTTTCCTCATGAATAACATTCATTACATGGCTGAAAAAGCAAAGAGCTCGGAGTTAAGAAATGTACTAGGCGATGAATGGATTCGCAAGCATAATTGGAAATTCCAGCTGCATGCTATGAACTATGAGAGAGCTACTTGGAGCTCTATCCTTTCCTTGCTTAGGGATGAGGGGATACAAAATCCTGGTTCGACTTCTATTTCGAGAACCCTTCTGAAAGAGAGATTGCAGAGCTTTTATCTTGCTTTTGAGGAAGTTTACAAGAGCCAAACTGGTTGGTGTATTCCCGATAGCCAGCTTCGAGAAGATCTTCGAATCTCAACATCCCTCAAGGTAATACAGGCTTATCGGACCTTTGTTGGAAGAAATATTAACCATATAAGTGAAAAGCACATTAAATACAATGCTGATGATTTGGAACATTATCTCTTGGACTTCTTCGAAGGCTCTCCAAAATCTTTGCATGGCAGCCATAGGAAATAG
- the LOC113701504 gene encoding exocyst complex component EXO70E2-like isoform X1: MGECRPPTPILEEEEENLIAAAQNIVKALETNKNLTNDARKILAGLGTQLSSIAKACEEKAEREEEAEEKGLSEIEEQLNRVQDKVMRWEANQSMIWDCGPDEAYEYLRAVDEGRKLTESLESLNLAKDSEEDGFLHRAHDVLQTAMVRLEEEFKHLLVQNRQPFEPEHMSFRSSEDDTIDDGSIVSYGDESVEDVVQRDSISRGSEEYIIELVHPDVIPDLKSIASLMFVSNYGRECSQAYVSVRKDALDDCLFILEVEKLSIEDVLKMEWNTLNSKIRKWVRAMKIFVRVYLASERWLSDQIFGELESVSLACFAESSKASILQLLNFGEAIAIGPYQPEKLIRILDMYEVLADLLTDIDALYMGATESCVRTECQDILRRLGDCAKATFLELENAVATNISANAFPGGGIHHLTRYVMNYIRTLADYGKTLDVVLKDHEKEDQVSTSPDMSPVSEEDNNSCESSSASPVALHFRSLLSILECNLEDKSKLYRDESLRHLFLMNNIHYMAEKAKSSELRNVLGDEWIRKHNWKFQLHAMNYERATWSSILSLLRDEGIQNPGSTSISRTLLKERLQSFYLAFEEVYKSQTGWCIPDSQLREDLRISTSLKVIQAYRTFVGRNINHISEKHIKYNADDLEHYLLDFFEGSPKSLHGSHRK, encoded by the coding sequence ATGGGTGAATGTCGGCCCCCCACCCCAATcttggaagaagaagaagaaaacttaATTGCTGCAGCTCAAAACATAGTGAAAGCATTAGAAACCAACAAGAACTTGACTAATGATGCCAGGAAAATCTTGGCTGGTCTTGGCACTCAATTATCTTCCATAGCTAAAGCTTGTGAAGAAAAGGCAGAGAGGGAAGAAGAGGCGGAGGAAAAGGGACTTTCTGAGATTGAGGAGCAGCTAAATAGAGTGCAGGATAAGGTCATGAGATGGGAGGCGAATCAATCTATGATATGGGATTGTGGCCCTGACGAAGCTTATGAATATTTGAGGGCTGTTGATGAAGGTCGTAAGTTGACCGAGAGTTTGGAAAGTTTGAATCTTGCCAAAGATAGTGAAGAGGATGGGTTTCTGCACCGGGCTCATGATGTTCTTCAGACTGCAATGGTTAGGCTTGAGGAGGAGTTCAAGCATTTGCTTGTCCAGAACAGGCAGCCTTTTGAGCCAGAGCACATGTCTTTTCGCTCAAGTGAAGATGATACCATAGATGATGGCTCCATTGTCTCCTATGGGGATGAGTCGGTGGAGGATGTGGTGCAGAGAGACAGTATCAGCAGGGGCTCAGAGGAATACATAATTGAACTGGTTCATCCAGATGTGATTCCTGACCTCAAATCTATTGCCAGTTTGATGTTTGTTTCAAATTATGGGAGGGAATGTTCTCAGGCTTATGTAAGTGTTCGCAAAGATGCACTTGATGATTGCCTCTTCATCCTTGAAGTGGAGAAATTGAGTATTGAGGATGTACTGAAGATGGAGTGGAATACACTGAACTCAAAGATCAGGAAGTGGGTTCGTGCTATGAAGATTTTTGTGCGTGTTTATCTTGCCAGTGAAAGATGGCTTAGTGATCAGATTTTTGGGGAGCTTGAATCAGTCAGTTTGGCATGCTTTGCTGAGTCATCAAAAGCTTCAATTTTGCAGctcttgaattttggtgaagCAATAGCTATTGGTCCCTATCAACCAGAAAAGTTGATTCGGATTCTTGACATGTATGAGGTGCTTGCAGATCTTTTGACAGATATTGATGCTTTGTATATGGGTGCCACTGAATCATGTGTTAGAACGGAGTGTCAGGACATTTTAAGGAGATTGGGAGACTGTGCAAAGGCAACCTTTCTTGAACTCGAGAATGCTGTTGCAACTAACATATCAGCCAATGCTTTTCCTGGTGGTGGAATCCACCATCTCACTAGATATGTTATGAATTACATTAGAACTCTTGCAGATTATGGCAAGACACTTGATGTGGTCCTGAAGGACCATGAGAAGGAAGATCAAGTTTCCACTTCACCGGACATGAGCCCAGTTAGTGAAGAGGATAATAATAGCTGTGAAAGCTCTTCTGCTTCCCCAGTGGCTTTACATTTCCGATCTCTCCTTTCAATTCTGGAGTGCAATCTGGAAGATAAATCCAAGTTGTACAGGGATGAGTCACTGCGGCATCTTTTCCTCATGAATAACATTCATTACATGGCTGAAAAAGCAAAGAGCTCGGAGTTAAGAAATGTACTAGGCGATGAATGGATTCGCAAGCATAATTGGAAATTCCAGCTGCATGCTATGAACTATGAGAGAGCTACTTGGAGCTCTATCCTTTCCTTGCTTAGGGATGAGGGGATACAAAATCCTGGTTCGACTTCTATTTCGAGAACCCTTCTGAAAGAGAGATTGCAGAGCTTTTATCTTGCTTTTGAGGAAGTTTACAAGAGCCAAACTGGTTGGTGTATTCCCGATAGCCAGCTTCGAGAAGATCTTCGAATCTCAACATCCCTCAAGGTAATACAGGCTTATCGGACCTTTGTTGGAAGAAATATTAACCATATAAGTGAAAAGCACATTAAATACAATGCTGATGATTTGGAACATTATCTCTTGGACTTCTTCGAAGGCTCTCCAAAATCTTTGCATGGCAGCCATAGGAAATAG